A region of Reichenbachiella carrageenanivorans DNA encodes the following proteins:
- the lptB gene encoding LPS export ABC transporter ATP-binding protein, translating into MQLRAENLVKKYKSRTVVKGISVKVDQGEIVGLLGPNGAGKTTSFYMTVGLIKPNSGHIYLDDQDITDLPMYKRSKLGIGYLAQEASVFRKLTVEENILAVLEMKNFTKQEQKEKAEALMEEFSLTHVRNNYGIALSGGERRRTEIARALAIDPNFVLLDEPFAGVDPIAVEEIQMVVAQLKNKNIGILITDHNVQETLSITDRAYLMFEGQLLKSGTAEELAADEQVRRVYLGRHFELKRKI; encoded by the coding sequence ATGCAGTTGAGGGCAGAGAATTTAGTTAAGAAATATAAGAGTAGAACAGTCGTAAAAGGGATTTCCGTGAAGGTAGATCAAGGCGAAATCGTAGGTCTACTAGGGCCTAATGGCGCAGGCAAAACGACAAGCTTTTATATGACCGTGGGTTTGATCAAACCTAACAGTGGACACATCTACCTGGATGACCAAGACATTACTGACCTACCGATGTATAAAAGATCCAAACTCGGTATCGGGTATTTGGCACAAGAAGCTTCTGTATTCAGAAAATTAACCGTTGAGGAAAATATTCTGGCTGTATTAGAAATGAAAAATTTCACCAAGCAAGAGCAAAAAGAAAAAGCAGAAGCGCTAATGGAAGAATTCAGTTTGACTCATGTGAGAAACAACTATGGCATCGCGCTCTCTGGGGGAGAAAGACGACGAACTGAAATAGCCCGAGCGCTAGCCATCGATCCCAATTTTGTACTGCTTGATGAGCCTTTTGCAGGAGTAGACCCAATAGCAGTTGAAGAAATTCAGATGGTAGTAGCTCAGCTCAAAAACAAAAACATAGGCATCTTAATCACAGATCACAATGTGCAAGAAACCCTATCTATTACCGACCGAGCTTACCTGATGTTTGAAGGCCAACTGTTAAAATCTGGTACTGCCGAAGAACTAGCTGCTGATGAACAAGTTCGTCGCGTGTATCTAGGAAGACATTTTGAGTTGAAAAGAAAAATATAA